A window of Novosphingobium terrae contains these coding sequences:
- a CDS encoding nuclear transport factor 2 family protein encodes MKVWPALALGVAVIAAPASAKAAHPDNRAIIKHFARLFYTERKVKQAFETYVAPNYVQHNPGIADGRDAAVAALADMFADPAKHFTIEQVLVDGDMAVIHVHAIPTPGSHGASVFDMYRMKDGKIVEHWDAIQLVPEKAANSHPMF; translated from the coding sequence GTGAAGGTTTGGCCAGCTCTGGCGCTGGGGGTGGCGGTCATCGCCGCCCCGGCCTCGGCCAAAGCGGCGCATCCGGACAATCGCGCGATCATCAAGCACTTCGCCCGCCTGTTCTACACCGAGCGCAAGGTGAAGCAGGCCTTCGAAACCTATGTTGCACCCAACTACGTGCAGCACAACCCAGGCATCGCCGATGGCCGCGATGCTGCGGTGGCGGCTTTGGCGGATATGTTCGCCGATCCGGCCAAGCACTTCACCATCGAGCAGGTGCTGGTCGATGGTGATATGGCGGTGATCCATGTGCATGCCATTCCCACGCCCGGATCACACGGGGCATCGGTCTTCGATATGTATCGCATGAAGGACGGCAAAATCGTCGAACATTGGGATGCGATCCAGCTTGTGCCTGAAAAGGCTGCCAACTCGCACCCGATGTTCTGA
- a CDS encoding nucleoside hydrolase: MMLSRRMTLGGAALLALPGRVWADATIPQRASARVIIDNDFAGDPDGLVALAHQLLTPKTRVVLATSSALDPKMSGGIAGAAAGAKLALELMRQGGIAAVPVEAGAESFGDGPAQITRAAHAIVAEAMRDDPLPLYITCGGPLTNIAAALRLEPRIAKRATLVWIGGGRYPEGGWEYNLNCDLASARQVIEQSAIPLWQIPQNAYRLMQMSNAELRVRMAGASPFGRWLYAQFTHPPAFIDVGGSWPLGDSPTVLLTAISQESSLSVERLARRILPDGRYGEEIAGRNIRVFETLDARLTFEDFFALLALHQQG, encoded by the coding sequence ATGATGCTGTCACGGCGTATGACGTTGGGTGGCGCTGCTCTGCTGGCCTTGCCGGGACGGGTTTGGGCTGATGCCACCATTCCGCAGCGCGCATCGGCGCGGGTGATCATCGACAATGATTTCGCGGGCGATCCTGATGGTCTGGTGGCGCTGGCCCATCAATTGCTGACGCCCAAGACGCGCGTGGTGCTGGCCACCAGCTCGGCGCTGGACCCGAAGATGTCGGGTGGTATTGCGGGCGCGGCGGCGGGAGCGAAGCTGGCGCTGGAGCTGATGCGGCAGGGTGGCATCGCAGCCGTGCCGGTAGAGGCGGGCGCCGAAAGCTTCGGCGATGGCCCGGCCCAGATCACCCGCGCGGCTCATGCCATTGTGGCCGAGGCGATGCGCGATGATCCCTTGCCGCTTTACATCACCTGTGGCGGCCCGCTGACCAACATCGCCGCTGCCTTGCGTCTGGAACCGCGTATCGCCAAGCGCGCGACTTTGGTGTGGATCGGCGGCGGGCGCTATCCGGAGGGCGGTTGGGAGTATAATCTCAACTGCGATCTGGCTTCGGCGCGGCAGGTGATCGAGCAGTCCGCCATCCCTTTGTGGCAGATCCCTCAGAATGCCTATCGCCTGATGCAGATGTCCAATGCTGAGTTGCGGGTGCGGATGGCCGGGGCCTCGCCATTCGGGCGCTGGCTCTATGCGCAGTTCACCCATCCGCCTGCGTTTATCGATGTGGGCGGAAGCTGGCCGCTGGGGGACAGTCCGACAGTGCTGCTGACGGCGATTTCGCAGGAAAGCAGCCTGTCTGTGGAGCGCCTTGCTCGCCGCATCCTGCCCGATGGGCGTTATGGCGAGGAGATCGCTGGGCGCAACATCCGCGTCTTCGAGACGCTGGATGCGCGGCTGACCTTCGAGGATTTCTTCGCCCTGCTGGCATTGCACCAGCAGGGCTGA
- a CDS encoding family 43 glycosylhydrolase: MPSRRRALATLVSGTCAAALPPMAQAATAKPAVKSAPHWGTGPEGERRADLGNGWYRNPIMPGDYADPSVLKDGDDYYMTHSSFDAAPGLIIWHSRDLVNWQPIGPALPRPLGTVFAVDIAKHNGRYYIYIPFMKAPWSQGLASFANIYVIHADSMAGPWSEPIDMKIGGLIDPGHVVGEDGHRYLFLSGINRVRLSADGLSTDGPVEKAYDGWHYPDDWVTEGYSLEGPKLFRRGAWFYLVSAVGGTSGPATSHMVIVARSKSVLGPWENRPHNPIVRTRSEKEAWWSRGHATMVEGPGGKWSMVYHGYENGYRTLGRQTLLEPMAWGEDGWPRALGGDLSMALPMPTGKPGGPSGFLRSDDFTAPDFGTRWSFYGAAPGEIARAHVGGGVLELAAKGSSPADCSPLTQTVGDHAYEISVVVEPLDGAEGGLLLFYDDRLFLGLGIDGQYMTTWRGGHRSFWQEPAPATPRLHLKIVNDRNIVTFFYSLDGKAWTRHGIRSEVSGYQANTVDDLASLRPALYASGKGKVRFSTYRFRALAEGEA; encoded by the coding sequence ATGCCAAGCCGCCGCCGCGCTTTAGCCACTCTGGTCTCGGGCACTTGCGCCGCGGCGCTGCCTCCCATGGCGCAGGCCGCAACCGCCAAACCCGCCGTGAAATCCGCGCCGCATTGGGGCACCGGCCCGGAGGGCGAGCGTCGCGCTGACCTCGGCAATGGCTGGTATCGCAACCCGATCATGCCGGGCGACTATGCCGACCCATCCGTGCTGAAGGATGGCGACGATTACTACATGACTCATTCCAGCTTCGACGCGGCGCCGGGGCTGATCATCTGGCACTCGCGCGATCTGGTGAACTGGCAGCCGATTGGACCGGCGCTGCCCAGGCCTTTGGGCACGGTCTTCGCCGTCGATATCGCCAAGCATAATGGGCGTTATTACATCTACATCCCTTTCATGAAGGCGCCGTGGTCGCAGGGGCTGGCCAGTTTCGCCAACATCTATGTCATCCACGCCGACAGCATGGCGGGCCCGTGGAGCGAGCCTATCGATATGAAGATCGGCGGGCTGATCGACCCCGGCCATGTGGTGGGCGAGGACGGGCATCGCTACCTCTTCCTCTCCGGCATCAACCGCGTGCGGCTGAGCGCGGATGGCCTTTCCACCGATGGCCCGGTCGAAAAGGCTTATGATGGCTGGCACTACCCCGATGACTGGGTGACCGAGGGCTATTCGCTGGAGGGGCCAAAGCTGTTCCGGCGCGGGGCGTGGTTCTATCTGGTCTCGGCAGTGGGCGGTACATCCGGCCCAGCGACAAGCCATATGGTGATTGTGGCGCGCTCGAAATCGGTGCTGGGGCCTTGGGAGAACCGCCCGCATAACCCCATCGTTCGCACACGCAGCGAGAAGGAGGCGTGGTGGTCGCGCGGCCATGCCACGATGGTGGAAGGGCCGGGTGGCAAGTGGTCGATGGTCTATCATGGCTATGAGAATGGCTATCGCACGCTGGGCCGCCAGACTCTGCTGGAGCCCATGGCATGGGGCGAGGATGGCTGGCCGCGTGCCCTGGGTGGCGATCTGTCGATGGCGTTGCCGATGCCCACGGGGAAGCCGGGCGGGCCGTCTGGCTTCCTGCGCTCGGATGATTTTACCGCCCCGGATTTCGGCACGCGCTGGAGTTTTTACGGTGCCGCGCCGGGGGAGATTGCCCGCGCCCATGTCGGCGGTGGCGTGCTGGAATTGGCCGCGAAGGGATCGAGCCCCGCCGATTGCTCCCCGCTGACGCAAACCGTGGGTGACCATGCCTATGAGATCAGTGTGGTGGTCGAGCCCCTCGATGGCGCGGAGGGCGGCTTGCTGCTGTTCTATGATGACCGGCTGTTTCTGGGCCTTGGCATCGATGGCCAGTACATGACCACATGGCGCGGCGGTCATCGCAGCTTCTGGCAGGAACCGGCGCCTGCTACGCCCCGCCTGCATCTGAAAATCGTCAATGATCGCAACATTGTGACGTTCTTCTACAGCCTCGATGGCAAGGCGTGGACGCGGCATGGTATCCGCAGTGAGGTTTCGGGCTATCAGGCCAATACGGTGGACGATCTGGCCTCGTTGCGCCCCGCGCTTTATGCCAGCGGCAAGGGCAAGGTGCGCTTTTCGACCTATCGGTTCCGCGCTCTGGCGGAGGGTGAGGCATGA